One Euphorbia lathyris chromosome 1, ddEupLath1.1, whole genome shotgun sequence DNA segment encodes these proteins:
- the LOC136231316 gene encoding uncharacterized protein, with amino-acid sequence MSTCKDKSNDSLCEKSMKMVVNIIKLSSFSIAKMSLGVVLTEPSLVNKNLTPVTGSVMVTDQPEIPAGSRKSSQQMRSRSKPYSFVMQKADEEKGSTYMIREGNSLIDGMASDYIKKFHEKNSRDREHEKSKRYRPCFPSRTVKIIH; translated from the exons atgAGTACTTGCAAGGATAAGAGCAACGACTCCCTCTGTGAGAAGTCAATGAAGATGGTAGTTAACATCATTAAACTCTCTTCTTTTTCTATTGCTAAGATGAGTCTGGGAGTCGTGCTGACTGAACCTTCACTTGTTAACAAAAACCTGACACCTGTTACTGGTTCTGTAATGGTTACAGACCAACCTGAAATTCCTGCAGGAAGTCGAAAGTCATCGCAGCAGATGCGGAGCAGGTCAAAGCCGTATTCCTTTGTGATGCAGAAGGCGGATGAAGAGAAAGGTTCGACATATATGATTCGTGAAGGGAACAGTTTGATAGATGGGATGGCTTCTGACTATATCAAGAAGTTTCATGAGAAGAATAGCCGGGACCGGGAGCATGAGAAATCCAAACGTTATAGGCCATGTTTTCCATCCCGAACAGTGAA GATAATCCATTAG
- the LOC136231295 gene encoding serine/threonine-protein kinase AtPK2/AtPK19-like translates to MVSNSQKKNIHSVLSAHLKKLTITPPNSTTAPEFDFSDVFGPLTPHPNQSQSQSPSTSTPSSSSSSAVIAEPLVIHNRSHSFLGPSPRYTLSPSLPVQIQVEDLDSENESEVVEGDGKGKSEQVGSKISPSDFEILRVVGQGAFGKVFQVRKKVRDCGDGNDDGIYAMKVMRKDTIIKKNHVDYMKAERDILSKVIHPFIVQLRYSFQTKSKLYLILDFVNGGHLFFHLYRQGIFSEDQARVYTAEIVSAVSHLHKCGIVHRDLKPENILMDPDGHVMITDFGLAKEIDESSRSNSMCGTTEYMAPEILLSKGHNKDADWWSVGILLFEMLTGQPPFTHKDRKKLQERIIKEKVKLPPRLTSEAHSLLRGLLQKEPARRLGSGPDGGDEVKSHKWFRSINWKKLEERGLQPKFTPDVNGKDCTANFDQCWTRMPLDDSPAATPTAGEHFQGYTYVAPNPWLSSV, encoded by the exons ATGGTTTCCAATTCGCAGAAGAAAAACATTCACTCTGTATTATCCGCTCATCTCAAGAAGCTCACAATCACACCACCAAACTCCACCACCGCCCCTGAATTCGATTTCTCTGATGTATTTGGCCCATTAACCCCACACCCTAACCAATCACAATCGCAATCGCCTTCAACTTCAaccccttcctcctcttcttcctccGCTGTTATCGCAGAACCGCTTGTTATCCACAATCGGTCCCACTCCTTCTTGGGCCCTTCTCCTCGATATACCCTTTCCCCTTCCCTCCCTGTCCAAATCCAGGTAGAGGATCTCGATAGCGAAAATGAGAGCGAGGTTGTTGAAGGTGATGGCAAGGGGAAGAGTGAGCAGGTTGGGAGTAAGATTAGCCCTAGCGATTTTGAGATCCTGAGAGTTGTAGGACAGGGAGCTTTCGGTAAGGTGTTTCAAGTTAGAAAGAAGGTAAGAGATTGTGGAGATGGTAACGATGATGGAATTTATGCGATGAAGGTGATGCGAAAagatactattattaaaaagaaTCATGTCGATTACATGAAGGCCGAAAGGGATATTCTCTCTAAAGTTATTCATCCTTTCATTGTTCAGCTTCGTTACTCTTTTCAG ACCAAGTCTAAGCTTTATTTGATCCTGGATTTTGTAAACGGAGGTCATCTGTTCTTTCATCTCTATCGTCAGGGGATCTTCAG TGAGGATCAGGCAAGGGTTTATACTGCTGAGATAGTATCTGCTGTTTCACATCTTCACAAGTGTGGAATTGTGCACCGGGACCTTAAACCTGAAAACATTCTCATGGATCCTGATGGGCAT GTGATGATAACTGATTTTGGACTGGCAAAGGAAATTGATGAATCAAGTAGATCCAATTCAATGTGTGGGACAACCGAATACATGGCTCCAGAAATCTTACTATCTAAAGGCCACAACAAAGATGCTGATTGGTGGAGTGTGGGAATACTATTGTTTGAAATGCTAACTGGGCAG CCACCATTTACGCATAAAGATAGAAAGAAACTTCAGGAGAGAATTAtcaaagagaaagtcaagctTCCACCACGCCTCACCTCTGAAGCTCATTCTTTGCTGAGAGGA TTGCTGCAAAAAGAACCAGCAAGAAGGTTAGGAAGTGGTCCTGATGGAGGGGATGAGGTGAAAAGTCATAAATGGTTTCGGTCAATCAATTGGAAGAAATTAGAAGAGAGGGGATTGCAGCCAAAGTTCACTCCGGATGTGAATGGAAAAGATTGTACTGCAAATTTTGACCAGTGTTGGACAAGAATGCCTCTTGATGACTCACCAGCTGCCACGCCAACAGCTGGAGAACATTTCCAAGGGTACACATATGTTGCGCCTAACCCTTGGCTCTCATCTGTATGA